In Labrus bergylta chromosome 5, fLabBer1.1, whole genome shotgun sequence, the genomic window AAATTATGGATGAAGCTCTGTTTTTTCTAatgctgttattcctcctttTCCCCTCTAGAGTTCAGTGTTCTTCCAGTGGTGAAATTTAGAGCCACGCTTCtaatgaaagtgtgtgtgtgtgtgtgtgtgtgtgtgtgtgtgtgtgtgtgtgtgtgtgtgtgtgtgtgtgtgtgtgttttctgttgaaaATCTAATCAACTGATAGAAGACTGGTCCAGAAAGTTTAGACTGATAAGATACACATGTATGAAGGCTCCAGTCTTTATGCACTATAGTCCGTGATATCATCAATAACACAATTAAAGAaagtttctcacacacacacacacacacacacacacacacacacacacacacacacacacacacacacacacacacacacacacacacacagacagaggttGGTGGTATAGTCTGCTCATCTGCCTCCAGATAAAGACATATTTGTAAATGAGGTTACATAATGAGCACAGAGCTGTGAGCTAACTTAAAGGTGAGGACATACAAATACCACAAAGCCTTCAACTCACCTCTGCTGCTCTCAGAGTTTTCAACTGCTTGTTATATTTTAGATCTAGTGTATATTTTTCACTGTTTGGGAGACCCCAACTTTGATATGTTATTCAGGAGTTACAGTAACACTGGCTAgaagaaatgcatttttttcaattAATATAGTTACTGTTTTATGTTGTCTATTAACTGATGAGATACGTATCTCACATGCTAATCCTGCACTTCAAATTAGTCCCAATGCAAACAATTACACATCGGTAATCCCTGTGATCCCATGAAGTAATGTTCAGTATTTTTCTTAAATGGAAGTAATTATGCCTGTGTGCAACCTCCACTAATGTAAACTCACTAATGTGTCAGTACACGTCTAATACTTTGAACTAAGGCGAAAAAAACCTGGATGATTGTATTTCCACATTTGCATTGAGACTAACATATTCTAGAGTTGGGTGTATAGGCTCAggttcttaaaaataaaataatctgtgTTTTACACTTGAATTCATCAATAAAGCCTTCACATCACATGCAATAAGGTTTCTTAAAATATCCCTTTACTCTACATCCTTTAGTAAAGCCTTTTGATATTTGATCAATAAAATACTGATAAGGACACTCATTGGATGACAattcatatttgttgtttttgctaaTCAAAAATAATCCTAACCAGGTTAATATGGAACAATAGTTGCTGCAAATATGTCAGCAATTAAATACTATTTACAGAAATATAGATACATATGTATATTTTGTATCTTGGTACACAGGAAAATGGTCTTTGTAAACAGGAAGTTCACTTTGTGTTCACATGGTACGAtaaacaaaatcttaaaattgtttaattcCTTTACTAGTTATttcaataatatataataacttACCCCcttcattaaaatatattgttaAATCAAGACATAAGGCACCATTGGCTGTGCataatcaaaatacattttatttataaagcacttttcagggaactcaaagacactgtacattcttaaaaaagagagaaagaaagatgacAATACAGTACGAACAAAGTAACAACCATTGGAACATTACACACAGgtcataaagacaacaacatataggacaaacagaaacagaaacacatcacATTCATACATTGAAAGCTCTTTTGAAAAGTTGTGTCTTGAGTAATGACTTAAATGTGGACGAGTTAGTGCAGTGATGAATATTTGTGAGCAGGGAGTTCCAGAGATAGAAGCTAtagagaaggctctgtccccccaggtcCGGTGCTTGGTTCTAAGTGGGAGAGACAAGAGGTTGGCGTTGGAGGAACGGAGGCTGAAGATGTGTGACGGTGGAGGAGAGCCGTGAGGTAAGAGGGGCCTGGTGGCACTCTGCCTGAGGGTGGTGGAGCTGGAACTTGAACAGGACAACATACTGTCATTAAAAGGCTAGTTTTATCATTTGCATCTGTTCCAGAtgagacacatttttttgtctctgctttttCTGAAATGTATAAATCTAAACCACAAACAGTCCCTGCAGGTGTTCAGGTCCTATGCACCTGAGTACAGTCGACTAGTTCAAAGTCTATAAAAAGTGGTCAGTTTGCATATGCTTCATGCATACAGTCCTAAAAACATATCGACTAATCCAAAACAAAATGGCATATGTTTGTTGTGCATTTTGTCGCCTTCAATCATCGTCATGAGTGACTTTTTAATAGACAGCACTCTATTATCAATGTGCACCCATGAATGCAGATCGTGATTCAACTCCAACATgagcatttcaaaataaatgtgtcactGTATCTGCTGTCCATGTCTGACTGTGGACAGCTCCTTTCATAACACACAAACTATttcacaatgttttctgtattcactgtatccATCTATTTGTCAACATTAAAGCCACACTGCTGTAATCCTGAGTAATCCAATAGAGGCTTGGCGTGTAATGTGTGCCAGAGTAACACCCATGAACTGATGCAGGAGGGCAGAAAGTCTTCTTTTATTTCACCTTCATGGATGAGCCGTGAATAAAGAGTTTGTTTAGTGTTAATCTGTGCCTCTGATGCTTCATTATAGTAATTAAGAGGTCAGTGTAAATGAGTGTGACAGAGCTGGCTGGCATACTTTGAGTACTGCAGAGGCCTCAGGCCAGCTGGAAGCCTGACGCCTGGTCCACAACGTCACAGCCCGTACCGTTATGTAAGCCTCTAATTACATCTTGGCTTTATTTTGCTCTCCTCTCTTGGTCATTCTTATTGTTTATGTGAATGTCATGAGAAGTTCTTATAAACAGTTATTGTGATTCTATTAAATAGTTAAAGCTTACCACTCCCGGTTCCTGTAAGTATTAACATCGTTTAACTGCAGCGGCTACTTCCCTTTATATGAGAGCAGGATTTTATGAACTGCATGATTTAGTCAGGAATGGGGTTAGGACACCGTTTTAACTTCCACTGATAGATAATCAAGGGATTCTGTTACATCATGTAGTAATATTTGATCTGATTATTTCACAGATCATTCCTGGAagcatttttaatatttatgattCCGTTTTTAAAATTGGTTTGTTGCTGAATTATTTCCTGCAACATTGAACTGCTAAGTCAttagcattattattattattggctCCTTCAGGAGTTTTGAACGGCACCTCGTTATCTTCCTGAGAGAATGATGCAGTTTTCCCAGCTGCTGGAATACAAAAAAGCCATGGGATGCTCCTGCAGGCTCCACAAAGAGCCAGAAACTAAAGTTTGAGTCACGACTAATTTTAGTCACAATATCAGCATAGCTATAAGCAGTCCAACTTCTTTATTGATTGCCTTAACATGTCTCCATAAAGATGCATGTAAACACTTTCAGATGTTACTTTGAAATTACGGCCATAACTGTACTTTGTACTTGATGCTTCTTAGTATATACTAATAAATCTAAACAAATATATTGTAAAAAGTTAAGTAGCTCAACATCAGtatgttttcattattgttGTAGGCCTGGTGGCATACTGTGCTCCTTAAAGCTTGATGAAGCTGCTAGCTTGTcttattttggattcaaattcatgtcatgtctttatGTGGAGTGACACATTGGCCTGCTTAGAATAATTTCTCTGTTGGTTTAATCAGGGCAGGAAATGAGAGCTGAACTTAAAAATAGGTCCTTtgttaaaaaagagaagacCTCGGCTAAAAATTAAGTctttataataatatttatgCTGTATATATAATTAATTCCATTGTTTTACAATGGAAACAGGGGGAAACTTGTTTCCAGTTTCAGTGAGATGCTAAGAGCTTAGGAGGTGGATTTGGAGTCAATTATTCAGAAACTGGAGACAGTCTGGCATTATCCCTTTTTAAGTAGTTTTACTCCTTAAGgaattcaagtttttttttattgttgtcaaAAAGCcacattaattacattttaaataaaaataaacatgacaggAAAAAATTGGGATGAACGCCTGTTGTAGGCTGTGCCTATAAAAtatgacacacaaagacaagcTGTGACCAAACCAGCAGTATTACAGGCCGTGGTCACTTAAATGCAGTGTAGGATTAATGTTCTGTTTTagatgtttctgctgctgtatCTGTCTTCTAATCAGCTGCTCTAAATGTCAGTCAAACTGACCTGAAAACCAACTTTTCATCAGTAGGCACACTGAACTGGTGGCTACATTTCAATCAAATCACATACAGATCTTTAAACAGGAGATTTATCCTTGTGTAAACCACAGCACATATGCTTTTCCCCAGCATAATCTGCATGACCGTGAAATGCATTTTTGACATTCTGCCGGCCTTTCATCTCGCCCTCATTACATTATTGACTTGTTTATGTAACTGCCCGCAGAGCTTGTCACCACTGTGTCAGCTCCATTCAGCACCTGTCAAAAAGAGAGGGCTGTATTTGACTTTCAATACTGATCTCGCGTTCTGTCTCTATAGGATGAAAACTTCTAAAACTTTGTACACACTCCACATACAACATAGTCTCTGtgatatttttgtgcttttgtagTCAACCTAATCAACTATCATTTAAACAAattccaaaatgtgtgtttgaaaaagtATCGTAAAGAGGTTTTCGTAAGACGGGCTGGTGCTGTCTTCTATAAATAGTGGAAACTGAATAGTGTAATGTGCTTTGCGACATGCTCACTGGTTTTAAGCCCCCTCTGTTTTCAAGCCTGAGGCAGCACCATCCACTGCATGCTTGTAAACCAGATTGCGTGACTGACAATGGAGCTCTTCCCAGACGGGCAGTGTAGTGAGCAAATGCAAAGGGACATGGTGCAGGGGATAACAAGTTAGAGACAGTAGGCCCGGACATCTCTTGGATTGGTTGTTTTTACTATTTAACCTTCATAATAAAAACCCATAAAATATGTGGGGGTTTTTTGTGCTGTGAGTTAATGAGCATTTAAAAAAGGCAGAGGATGTGGACAACTTTATGCATCGAGAATCAGGCAAGCACATAAGTAATCATTCAAACACTCACAAATTGAGGTAAGTGAGGAAGGATTTACACAGGGtatcaatcacacacacaacacaaaaacacaaccaaaaatTCAAAGATGTTAGAACAATGAAATGTAAATAGAAAGGACTTttttcttgatgtttttatattgtgtcATGACTCCATTTGACAGGCAGTCAGTGACTGTCCTATAAACATCAAGCAGCCACGGGAAAAGTTGATCTGAGCATGAAAAAAAGTCTGGCCTGTCCTCCATTTACAGAAAGGAAGACAAGGACATGGCCTTTCAACAATGTAATAAAGTTAAGTAATTCACAGTGATTAGATTCTCCTCAGCGAATGAGTGAACTGctgaaaggaaaaggaaatgagTTGATGGTAAGAAACAAACAAGTTAATTATTTTTGCATCATGCATGACCTTCACTTCAGCTGACAGAATGACTTCTGCGATGAGGAGTAAGGGAAATATTGATTTTTGGAGGTTGACATTTCAATCTGTGAGATTTCAATGAAAGTAGCGCCAATATTCCAGTATGAGAGCTTGCActtgtacacaaacaaacagaaaatgaagcaGATTTGATGAATGAACATAGAATGATAAAATTATTTCTCAGGTGTGTGATTCTCGTGGCCCGAAACGCTATGGCACTGTTTCATTTCCAGTAAAGGCTGCGGTTGCCATAGTGATTCCAACTGCTGTTATGCAACTGCTCCACTTGCAGTGGCAACCTTCATAACGCCACTGGTTGGATGCAATTACACACATGTGTTTTACAGTGGAATGCAAGGCCCATggtataaaaacaaacagtgaatcTACAGCATGCATGTTGTGAGCTAAACGTATGAATATACACAATACGATGACAGAATGGGAtcattttgatgtttaaaaGCAGCCCACTGACCCTGGGGCTGTTACACAACATGGGCTACCACCCCCCTCTCTTCCCAGTAGAGTAGAAATGGGAGAGCTTATCTTCTCCGTCTCTCCATCCTCTCGTGTATCAGTCCCTCTATCCCTCCGCAGTAATACAGCACATAAACACCACATGCATGCCCATGTCAGGACCCACTGGCTCTGCAGCTGATCTCTAGCAGTCTATTATGGCAAAGATGTGGCCTGAAAGTCTTATGTTAAGTCAGTATGTGCTCATAAACCATCCTAACCCCAGCCCTGACCTAGTGTCTTAAAGATTAAAGTGTCTGTTCTGCTCGGTCAAAGCCTTTAGTGGgttacatttaagtgtttgACCTTTCATTGTACTGTCCTAATTCACCATAGGAACACGGAATGAGCACAGTCGGTCTTAGAGCAGTCAATCGATGATATCAATGAGAAAACTGTTGTTGTTCATTGTGTTACATATTAAATCTAAGGATCACGTAGATTGTAAAAATAGTTGTTTTGACTCAAATTGTATTCCCAATTTACAATCCAATTGAaaacttttaataaaacaaagatatacTTCATTAACTTTCCATCCCCGTGTCCCATTTCTAAGTTTTTTTCTATAATCCCTTTTGTGTTACTCTCCAACTCACCACCAGAGGCCCTCTGACTTCTTCTCCTTTCCCCTCTATTCAGGGTTGTAGTTTTCTGACCTTCCCCATCCATCTGCTCATCTATTAACTTCTCCCGTCAATCTCACTACAATTAAAACGGACCAGTTTCCTTTAAATAGTTGGCATTGCAAATCTTGTTGCAGCGTCCATTGTTGCTGCCTTGATCCGTGTTTTTCCTTTGGGGCTTATGTTACTTGAACCTGGACTTGCTTGTTGTTTGCCCGCCTGCTCACCTGCCAGTTATCATCAATATGCTATCTAATGCACCATGAATTATTAAATTGCACCAGTCTGCATGGTACTGTGTGTTTGGACCCTCCTAGACTGCACTCTTGACTTTGACAGAAAAAACTTGAATTTAGCAGATTCATAGTGGAAGTATGTGAGGTGACCTATGTGTCTCTTTACTATGGAAATTTGCATCCTTTAGCCTTTCCTCACTACTTGCATGCTAGAATGCGTCTCAATTTCAGAGATCAAGACATTGCTTCTCGTGTGGGTAGACGACTTTGCACTCAGACAACCTATTCACCTCCGATACGCAGCTAGCATGTGACTGATGGGGATGTGCAGTACTCCTGCAGCAAGAGATCACTATTTTAAGAAATACATTCACATAGCCTCCAAAAAATGATGTACTGTATCCAGCAGGCAAGAAAAAGGCTGGATATGACAGCATTGAAAGCGTgatatttttaatgattagCATTTGGAAGTCTGCACATTCTGCACTAAGATCTTTGTTACATTGAGTACAAAACGGTGCATTATCATTCAGACTGACTTGAAGTTTGTTTGTTGGATGGATGTCTGTGCTGGCTGTACAGTACATTccaaagagagaggacagtgaagtGCAATCAGCCCGTGCTCTCTGTTTACACAAGCCAGTGTCTGCCTAATAGCTCATTGCCTGAAGTCCTCTCATCACCGAGACTGCTACACTGAGAGCAGATTGTTTAACTCCACTCTAGCTTACACTGCTTCAGACCGGTTGAAGATGACCAGGACTGGCTGAGGCAGCCTGGGGTGGCGTCAtaaccccccaccccaccctccGACCAACTCTCCATCTCTATTTTAAAATCTCTACAACTGATAAATTCTGGTAGACAGAGAGGAACGAGTCTATTGACGTGGCTTAAAATTCTTATGTTCTGGCTGCACTCcataacatttcaaaatgaatctCCAAAAAGCCACAGGCTTAGCATGAGCTCTAGTTATTCATCTTCACAACAGGTGGTGAGATTGGGCCAAACAGTGTGCTCATACTAAATGCAGCAGTCTATACATACCTTCCAAAGTATGTGTAGAAAAATGAATGGAGCTTTTATTATGTACTTCTTCTGTGCTCTGAAAGTGCTCTTAAAGCAGCCAATAGCCTCGTACACCCTCAAGGAATGACCTCATAACCAGGATTAATCATAATATTTGATTGATATGACATTACACACATAAATTATGTGAGCCTGGAGTTCCTTTCTTTATCTCTTGACTAAAAAGCTCCTGACATTGTCTGCAAACACACCACATATGAAAGATGACACGGATGCTAGAACAAACCCAAGTCTTTAATTTCTTTCCCAAAAAGACTGGACGACACAAACATACAAGATAGAGGTATCCCAACATGTCaaataacaatattaatatCATTATTATAACATTAATAACATGGAATGTAACACGTCTCATTCccatttttagtttattttatgaaaaatggcaaataaagaaataactCTATATCATCTGTCTCTGCTTCTATATGAACATAGCCTGTTTGGGTGAAGAATGAACAGATCAAAGCTGACTACTTCTCCCATTGACTGTCTTCACACACATATTACTATGTCTTTCACAAAGCCCTGTCCCAGTGGTAACACACACTCGTTCAACAGAACTTTTtttcagtgcatgtgtgtgtgtgcaaattgCTGACACTTTCTTTGGATTCAGACACAAGGAAAACGTCTCTCCTATCTCAGACTTCAAACTGATTTTATTTGCTGCctacccttttttttcccaaacgATGAACTGGGTTGAACAGAACAATGATGATGGTGTATCACTGAATCAGCCACGTCGACGACTCTCCTATGTTACGTGCAGGCCTGTTTCACATCCCAtagatggacacacacacaatagaaaCATCAAGAAGCACCAACAGCAgaaacaggaacatggtccACTAGATGGCCAGCTACAACAAGGTCATATTTTGAAGtggagacaaaaaaatgtctccCCAACTTCTGTAGTCCAGACGTCTGCTTGTCTCGCGAGGTGTGTGCGATTTTGTGCATCCTAGTCTGAGTTTGAGTCATGTCAGTCTTTAATCTGTGCTGTGGTTCTCCAGCTCGGAGATGATGGTGATCAGGTTCTGGAGACCAAACATGTAGCCGCTGTCCAGTCCCTCATGCACCACTCTGTCCTCTTGGTAATATTTGCAGGTGGTGTGAGCAAAGTCTATCATCCTCACATCCACCTCGGCGCTGCGGGGGTCTAAGTGAGACAAGCGAGCCTGGCTGACACCTGAACCTCCACTACTGCTGCTGACATCGCTAGACACCGAAGGGCTATGAGGAAAACCAAGGGCATCTGCTACGtcatccacctcctcctccttttctggTTCAACCTCCACCTCttcgtcctcttcttcttcttcttcttctgagaGGCTGTCTTCATTGTGCTGCCGTGTGTGCTTTCGATGGGCTCCATCGTAGATGATGAGCAGGGAGCTGGAGTAGAAGCGGTAGGACTCACAGGCTTGCAGGGCAGCTTGCATGTCTCTGAGCCTGTGCAGCACTGGAGAGAGGAGTTCACGTCGTAGACGCCGTCCACTGTGGAAGAATTGGAACAAAGCCTCTTTGAAGTCCTGTCTTGTCAGCCTGCGGCCATGGAACTTGCTCATGAACATCAGCTGCCCTGTGTCAGACTGGTACACCTGAAGGGAAGCGGGAAATGGGGATATTAGAAAAGGTTTTCCACTGTAGTCAGTGTTGGAGGGTTGTCAAGTGTACAAGAACAGCAACAGCTAACTTTTCCTCAGCCCTGTTATGTAGTCCTTTTGCATGTTATTTTAagattattactttttttttttaactgttttagaGAAATGGATAATGAACACAAGTGAATATTATGCAATATTTAGTGTGCTATCAATACTCTAAAATAATATGTATAACAAGAATTATAAATGTTAACAGCTGAGTTGCAGACTAGAGAAGCAGGACAGGTTAATTGCTGCCAGAGGAAACTGCATTGTCATTCCACCATTTTTCTTCTCCACGTAAGGAAATACAACACTTGTAGTTCCCATAATTCAGTTAAAATTCATCAACTTTTTAAAGAGCTTATATTTGTTTTAAGACATTGAACAAACAGCCCAACAATGTTTCCACTGCACTAGAACAGAAGATAGATCAAAATCACAGATGAATTGGACCTGAGGAGCCATAATCACTCAACACAGTCTAAAGCTCACCTGCATGCCAGAGAGGCAGACTCCGAGCGAGGACGCCGTACTCTGCTGGCACCTGCTAATCTTCTTGGCCTTCTTCTCTTCGGTGGCATCGTCTCCATGCTGCTGTGTGCCCATCTTCAGATCCAACACACATGGCAGTGTATGCCGCCATGTCAGGTTTTCTAGCAGGATGAACTCTGGGAAACTGAGTCAAGGAGCCAAGAGTTGAAAAAAAGGCCCTACTCCTTTAATTTCAAAGTGTAGAATTAAGCTCTGAGCTTCACCCTGCATCAGTTTCAAACATTCACATACATGCTgtcatcattaaaacagaaacaaagtcacAGCATTATGCTGAATCTAATTGGGGTACTTGAAACCTCATTCAGTGAAAGGATACTGTACTGGTTGCGGTGCTTGGCGTTCTCTTTCATCCTCTGCAGGTGCTGCTGTTGACAGCTGAGACTCCAGGGGTTGTGTTTGAGCTGGGGTACAGCGTCACTGTGACTGTGCTCCAGTCTGTAATAAAGCACCTCGGCCTGCCGCAGCCACTCCAACCCCACATGCCCCTGCAGCTTGTGAACACTagacagcagagagggagagactttTCAGTTTTAGGCACAAAGGCgaaagaaaaatcaaactcAGCTCCTGCTTCTGTTGGTATCATGTTTGTAAGTTTAGCTTTAGGTAGCAGATCATAAAACCAGTGGTCAGTGATGAACTATGTTAGCTTGAATGAGAAGCCCACTGGTATAGTACCTCTTGTTTGCTACTGTCATATATTTTGCCATCAGATAGCATTATCCTTTCAGTCATTTCATAAAACCAGACGGGGTCTGGCTAAGtttagtgtttgtgtggatGCACAGACATGTATCTATTCCTGTTACGCAACACTCAGGCTGTGACCCTCTGTGTCGCTGCCAAGGCCAAGGATCAGTCTCTCACAGTATCCAGAGCCAGTTTTGCCTTAGGCTGCAAGTGTCAGTCACTGCGTGCGTCATCAGTTGATTTACGTTAGATTTTAGACTTTAGCTTTACCGTTCCTGGAAACTACAAACTGCTTTCAATGTATCATGGTCATGTAACGGTTGATATAAGTGTGAAAGTCAACTACAAAAATCAACTACACTTATTAATCCAGAGTAAGTGGTCTCTCAGTGCACTGCTTTCTAGGTCTCACCTCTTGTCCCTGTCTTTGCGAGAGTGACGGCTTCGGCTATCTTTGCTGAAATTTTCACTGTCCACAAGCACGGAGGATGAAATCATTTTTCCGCTTTTGGGCTCGCAGTCGGTCGAGGGGTCCTGGTTCTCAAGATCTGCAGCTGGGTCACTCCTGAGTGGGTAAGCGATGAGGCAAATGTtcccctcttcatcctcctcaaaGCTCACTGACACCACACCTGGGAGCAGGACACGGAAGGAGACAAAAAGACATCAGTCAGAGATTTGTGTCAAAGAGCAGGTAAGAGAATTTGTGATGAATCTAATCAAAATGAAGCTGCCAAGATAAAACAAAGTGTTAACATAGAGAAGGGTAGTGTGTACAATACAGTATAGAGAGGTTTTTGTTTACACCCTTATTCCTTTAtaacatcaaaaaaaaatatatatatatatatatatatatatatcagacATGAGAGGATGGG contains:
- the LOC109980876 gene encoding inositol hexakisphosphate kinase 2-like translates to MGPAVEAQTQKAMDAEQKQHQQNQLQHQQCYTEKGVMLEPFIHQVGGHCCVLRFGEQTICKPLVPREHQFYKSLPAAIRRFTPQYRGVVSVSFEEDEEGNICLIAYPLRSDPAADLENQDPSTDCEPKSGKMISSSVLVDSENFSKDSRSRHSRKDRDKSVHKLQGHVGLEWLRQAEVLYYRLEHSHSDAVPQLKHNPWSLSCQQQHLQRMKENAKHRNQYKFILLENLTWRHTLPCVLDLKMGTQQHGDDATEEKKAKKISRCQQSTASSLGVCLSGMQVYQSDTGQLMFMSKFHGRRLTRQDFKEALFQFFHSGRRLRRELLSPVLHRLRDMQAALQACESYRFYSSSLLIIYDGAHRKHTRQHNEDSLSEEEEEEEDEEVEVEPEKEEEVDDVADALGFPHSPSVSSDVSSSSGGSGVSQARLSHLDPRSAEVDVRMIDFAHTTCKYYQEDRVVHEGLDSGYMFGLQNLITIISELENHSTD